GCAAAACGGGCGACCACGCCAGCGCCCACAGCCGGTCCAGCCCGTTCACTTCGCGCCGGGCGCTTTCACGCTCACGTCGGATGGCCAGCAGGCTACCAGCCTGGCCCACGCGGGTGAACTGGGGGTAGTTCCGCAGCAGGCGGTTCAGCGGCCACGTCACGCCCTTGAACGCCGTCCCGTAGTCATGGAAGCACGCCAGTCCGCCAACCTCGAGCAGTCGCAACCATCGCAGGTCGGCCATGACATGGCGGATCTTATGCGAGGCGTCCACGAGGATGAAGCCGAACCGCTCGCCGGTCGCCGCCGAGCGCTCGAAAGCCTCACTACTGCGCGCGACGCGGAAGTCCACGGCCTCCGGAGCAATGCCGTGCTGGCGCAAATTGCCGCGCACGATGTCGAACTGGTTCGGGAAGTAAGCCATCGTGTCCACAACCGAAAATGCCGGCCGGCGCTCCGGCGCGTAGCAGCCCAGCATGAAGCAGAGCGTGCCGCCGGCAGCGGTGCCAACTTCCAGATGCCGTCCGC
The sequence above is drawn from the Verrucomicrobiota bacterium genome and encodes:
- a CDS encoding class I SAM-dependent methyltransferase, whose protein sequence is MVHQPYAGPRVFRGEGRRPPAAGGPAHGGKATSAAPPPAAPLAPSRRTLREPLRAHAVRRLREDRRRRLNRCMAFRPSATTLQPEMSAEELSALRQWLTASELRGRHLEVGTAAGGTLCFMLGCYAPERRPAFSVVDTMAYFPNQFDIVRGNLRQHGIAPEAVDFRVARSSEAFERSAATGERFGFILVDASHKIRHVMADLRWLRLLEVGGLACFHDYGTAFKGVTWPLNRLLRNYPQFTRVGQAGSLLAIRRERESARREVNGLDRLWALAWSPVLQLELSLRKRLGRPSTGR